Proteins encoded by one window of Rutidosis leptorrhynchoides isolate AG116_Rl617_1_P2 chromosome 7, CSIRO_AGI_Rlap_v1, whole genome shotgun sequence:
- the LOC139859183 gene encoding receptor-like protein EIX2, which produces MVIEDKPKYVRLPSPHSNVITVYIGLICYPQYDYDDGRDTSFKVVRIEAVNSVSVRHALIRDIEIGNSINLVSAIPRRNYAETRCIERDRRALLQFKKGLTDDYGLLKSWRDTNASRDCCQWRGVSCRNGTGEVIKLVLPGICSEENGSFLGLKGEISSSFLSLSSLRYLDLSGNSFTRIPEFIGSFKNLQHLKLVNTDFDSPKVPSQLGNLSNLQTLDLVHSSVSIMNTDWISRLSSLKYLNLSYTDLSESVNLLDNAIILPTLAELHLINCYLPNNTAKSFVSTVTNLSNSFVVLDLTSNNLPSSTIYTWLFNFSGSLTDINLSYNELLGTIPEAFGTVQNLQTLDLTENGLEGGIPSSFRNLRFFTRFKFTALKELYLGLNQLNGSFPDKFDQTSNLAILDIADNRINGFLPDLSSFASLRELYFERNLLNETLGENLGPLSKLESLGASSNFFHGTITESQVTNLTHLIYLDLAYNSLVIDFDPEWSPPFQLETISLSSCKLGSSFPGWLKNQNNFSILDISDTGIIDSIPTWFWESLNSVGISYLNLSLNQISGEVSNIIMENLPNMILENQPMIDMSSNNFTGNIPLFPLDTVTLILSDNMFTGSISSLCNLTILNRLDLSNNQLFGNLPNCWKNFDRMTVLNLEFNQFTGSIPESMGSLVPISMISLRGSSLSGELPLLLKNWTMLQLLDLGENQLSGTIPGWVGETLSMLIVLSLPSNRFNGTIPTSLCKLQNIQILDLSVNNFSGTIPKCLNNISAMTLKENLNQDVSLWYNVIGLSESRLTFRSRYVFKVLLQWKGKETTYQKTLGLVVSLDLSSNRLIGEIPGEIMSLLSLIALNLSRNGLTGPIPKDIGQLRWLDFLDLSRNNLIGVIPTSLSQLSNLGVLDLSSNNLAGRIPRSTQLQSFNAASYIGNPALCGLPLPNECPGDEATSSKPRDEGIVEQEYEDKLISKGFFVSIAVGFAFGVLGFYGSLALIDSWRYAFFGFFTVVGNWVLVTIEIIFIKIQRRALLDY; this is translated from the exons ATGGTAATAGAAGATAAACCAAAG TATGTTAGGTTGCCTTCGCCTCATAGTAATGTTATAACTGTTTATATCGGGCTTATCTGTTATCCacaatatgattatgatgatggaagGGATACCAGCTTTAAGGTGGTTAGAATTGAAGCTGTGAACTCTGTTTCAGTTAGGCATGCACTTATCAGGGACATTGAAATTGGAAA CAGCATTAACCTTGTTTCCGCGATTCCCAGACGAAACTATGCCGAAACGAGGTGCATTGAGCGGGACCGAAGAGCATTATTGCAATTCAAAAAAGGGCTTACGGACGATTATGGCCTCCTTAAGTCATGGAGGGATACTAATGCTTCTCGAGATTGCTGTCAATGGCGAGGTGTAAGTTGCAGAAATGGCACAGGTGAAGTCATTAAACTTGTTCTTCCTGGAATTTGCTCTGAAGAAAATGGAAGTTTTCTTGGTCTTAAAGGTGAAATAAGTTCTTCGTTTCTTTCATTAAGCTCATTAAGATATTTAGACCTGAGCGGAAACAGCTTTACTCGTATCCCCGAATTCATTGGTTCCTTCAAAAATTTGCAGCACCTGAAACTTGTTAACACCGATTTTGATTCACCCAAAGTTCCCTCTCAATTAGGCAACCTTTCAAACTTACAAACGCTTGATCTTGTACATTCATCAGTTTCAATCATGAACACAGATTGGATTTCTCGTCTTTCCTCActcaagtacctaaatcttagttatACGGACCTCAGTGAGTCAGTAAACCTACTAGATAATGCCATCATATTACCTACCTTAGCAGAGTTGCACCTCATAAACTGTTATCTTCCGAATAATACTGCTAAATCGTTTGTTAGTACAGTGACCAATTTATCCAATTCTTTCGTTGTTCTGGATCTCACTTCTAACAATCTTCCATCCTCTACAATATATACTTGGTTATTTAACTTCAGCGGGAGTCTTACAGATATCAACCTATCTTACAACGAGTTACTTGGTACAATTCCTGAAGCTTTTGGTACAGTTCAAAACCTCCAAACCTTAGACTTGACCGAAAATGGACTTGAAGGTGGAATCCCGAGTTCATTTAGGAACTTG CGGTTCTTTACCCGATTTAAATTCACAGCTTTGAAGGAACTATACCTTGGATTAAATCAGTTGAATGGATCATTCCCAGACAAATTCGATCAAACATCAAATCTTGCGATTCTTGATATAGCTGATAACCGTATTAACGGATTTCTCCCTGATCTTTCTTCTTTTGCTTCCTTACGGGAGTTATATTTTGAAAGAAATCTCTTAAACGAAACATTAGGCGAAAACTTGGGGCCACTTTCCAAGCTTGAGTCCTTGGGTGCATCTTCTAACTTCTTTCATGGTACAATCACTGAATCACAGGTTACCAATCttactcatttgatttaccttgATCTTGCATATAACTCGTTAGTTATAGATTTCGATCCTGAATGGTCTCCGCCTTTTCAACTCGAAACCATCTCGTTATCATCGTGCAAACTCGGGAGTTCTTTCCCGGGATGGCTGAAAAATCAAAACAACTTTTCTATTCTTGATATATCTGATACTGGAATCATTGATTCAATTCCCACTTGGTTCTGGGAATCTTTAAATTCTGTGGGTATCAGTTACTTAAATCTTTCTTTAAACCAAATAAGTGGGGAGGTATCAAATATAATTATGGAGAATTTGCCAAATATGATTTTGGAGAATCAACCAATGATTGATATGAGCTCCAATAACTTCACGGGTAACATACCGTTGTTTCCTCTTGACACTGTTACACTAATACTCAGTGATAACATGTTCACCGGGTCGATTTCTTCCTTGTGTAACCTGACTATCTTAAACCGCCTTGATCTTTCTAATAACCAACTTTTCGGAAATCTTCCCAATTGCTGGAAGAACTTTGATAGGATGACTGTTCTGAACCTCGAATTTAATCAATTCACTGGGTCAATTCCCGAATCAATGGGATCTCTAGTTCCTATTAGTATGATTAGTTTACGAGGCAGTAGCTTGTCAGGAGAGCTGCCATTGTTGCTAAAAAATTGGACAATGTTGCAGCTTCTTGATCTTGGAGAAAATCAATTGTCAGGAACAATACCGGGATGGGTTGGAGAAACCTTGTCGATGTTGATTGTTCTTAGCCTACCATCAAATCGGTTCAATGGAACCATTCCTACAAGCTTATGTAAGCTCCAGAATATCCAGATTTTAGACCTCTCAGTTAACAATTTCTCCGGGACCATCCCGAAGTGTCTCAATAACATTTCGGCGATGACCTTAAAAGAAAATCTTAACCAAGATGTAAGTCTGTGGTACAATGTAATTGGTTTATCCGAAAGCCGACTAACATTCAGATCCCGATATGTGTTCAAAGTATTACTCCAATGGAAAGGAAAGGAAACCACGTACCAGAAAACGCTAGGTCTAGTCGTCAGCCTTGATCTTTCTAGCAATAGATTAATCGGTGAGATACCGGGTGAAATCATGAGTCTTTTGTCTTTGATTGCGTTGAACCTTTCAAGAAATGGGTTAACCGGACCAATACCTAAAGACATTGGTCAACTGAGATGGTTGGATTTTCTTGATTTATCAAGAAACAATCTAATTGGTGTAATCCCTACCAGCCTTTCACAGTTGAGTAATCTCGGCGTTTTGGATTTGTCGTCTAACAATTTGGCGGGAAGAATTCCGAGAAGCACACAGTTACAGAGCTTTAACGCGGCGTCATATATTGGAAATCCCGCACTTTGTGGGCTTCCGTTGCCCAATGAATGCCCAGGGGATGAGGCAACAAGTAGTAAGCCTAGGGATGAAGGTATTGTAGAGCAAGAATATGAGGACAAGTTGATAAGTAAAGGATTTTTTGTTAGCATTGCGGTTGGTTTTGCTTTCGGGGTTTTGGGTTTTTATGGCTCGTTGGCTCTCATCGATTCTTGGAGATATGCGTTTTTTGGGTTTTTTACAGTAGTCGGAAATTGGGTTCTCGTAACAATCGAGATTATCTTCATCAAGATCCAGAGGCGAGCATTGTTAGATTATTAA
- the LOC139857087 gene encoding receptor-like protein EIX2 → MTNLSNSFAVLDLDSNYLPSSTIYPWLFNFSASLTDIILPDNELLGTIPDAFGTIQNLQTLDLTNNGLEGGIQSSFRKLVNLRELHLAGNNLNQDLPSFFDNLSERSLQILDLYGNRLRGSLPDFTKFTALKELHLGLNQLSGPFPEKFEQKSNLLILDLADNRINGFLSNLSSFASLRELYFERNLLNGTLGEKLGPLSKLKSLGASSNFFHGTITESHFTNLSRLIYLDLAYNSLDLNIDPEWSPTFQLETISLSSCKLGSSFPGWLKNQKNFSVLDMSDTGIIDSVPTWFWESLNSVGITYLNLSLNQISGTVPNLILENFPSFILENSLIIDMSSNNFTGNIPLFPLDTISLILGDNMFTGSISSLCNLTILSHLDLSNNKLSGKLPNCWKDFDRMNILNLEYNQFTGSIPDSMGGLSYINMMSLRGNRFTGELPLSLKNCTSLQLLDLGENQLSGTIPEWIGESFSTLIVLSLPSNRFNGTIPTSLCKLQNIQILDLSVNNFYGTIPKCLNNISVMTLKKKSSSDSILWYNVIGLSETRITSRARYVFKALLLWKGKETTYEKTLGLVVSLDLSSNKLTGEIPGEIMSLLSLIALNLSRNGLTGPIPKDVGQLRWLDFLDLSTN, encoded by the coding sequence ATGACCAATTTATCTAATTCTTTCGCTGTTCTTGATCTCGATTCTAACTATCTTCCATCCTCTACGATATACCCTTGGTTATTTAACTTCAGTGCGAGTCTTACGGATATTATCCTACCTGACAACGAGCTACTTGGTACAATTCCTGATGCTTTCGGTACAATTCAAAACCTCCAAACCTTAGACTTGACCAACAATGGACTCGAAGGTGGTATCCAAAGTTCATTTAGGAAGTTGGTCAACTTACGTGAACTTCATCTAGCTGGGAACAATCTGAATCAAGATCTTCCCAGTTTCTTTGACAATCTTTCTGAAAGATCGTTGCAGATTCTTGATTTATATGGGAACCGACTAAGAGGTTCTTTACCCGATTTTACAAAATTCACAGCTTTGAAGGAACTACACCTTGGATTAAATCAGTTGAGTGGACCATTCCCTgaaaaattcgagcaaaaatcaaaTCTTCTGATTCTTGATTTAGCTGATAACCGTATTAATGGATTTCTCTCCAATCTTTCTTCTTTTGCTTCTTTACGAGAGTTATATTTTGAAAGAAACCTCTTAAACGGAACTTTAGGCGAAAAGTTGGGGCCACTTTCGAAGCTTAAGTCCTTGGGTGCATCTTCTAACTTTTTTCATGGTACAATTACAGAATCACATTTTACCAATCTTTCTCGTTTAATTTACCTTGATCTTGCATATAACTCTTTAGATTTAAATATTGATCCTGAATGGTCCCCGACTTTTCAACTCGAGACCATCTCGTTATCATCGTGCAAACTCGGGAGTTCTTTCCCGGGATGGCTGAAAAATCAAAAAAACTTTTCTGTGCTTGATATGTCTGATACTGGAATCATTGATTCAGTTCCCACTTGGTTCTGGGAATCTTTAAATTCGGTGGGTATCACTTACTTGAATCTTTCCTTAAACCAAATTAGTGGGACGGTACCAAATTTGATTCTGGAGAATTTTCCAAGTTTCATTTTGGAGAATTCACTAATAATTGATATGAGCTCAAATAACTTCACGGGTAACATACCGTTATTTCCTCTTGACACCATTTCACTAATACTCGGTGATAACATGTTCACCGGGTCGATTTCTTCCTTGTGTAACCTTACTATCTTAAGCCACCTTGATCTTTCTAATAACAAACTTTCGGGAAAGCTTCCGAATTGCTGGAAGGACTTTGATAGGATGAATATTCTCAACCTCGAATATAATCAATTTACTGGGTCAATTCCTGACTCAATGGGAGGTTTATCCTATATTAATATGATGAGTTTGCGAGGCAATAGGTTTACAGGAGAGCTCCCATTATCGCTAAAAAACTGCACATCGTTGCAGCTTCTTGATCTTGGAGAAAATCAACTATCAGGAACGATACCAGAGTGGATTGGAGAAAGCTTTTCGACGTTGATTGTTCTTAGCCTACCATCAAATCGGTTCAATGGAACCATTCCTACAAGCTTATGTAAGCTCCAGAATATCCAGATTTTGGACCTCTCGGTTAACAATTTCTATGGGACCATCCCGAAGTGTCTCAATAACATTTCGGTGATGACCTTAAAGAAAAAGAGTAGCTCAGATTCAATTCTCTGGTATAATGTAATCGGTTTATCAGAAACCCGGATAACATCCAGAGCCCGATATGTGTTCAAAGCATTACTCCTATGGAAAGGAAAGGAAACCACGTACGAAAAGACGTTGGGTCTAGTTGTTAGCCTTGATCTTTCTAGCAATAAATTAACCGGTGAAATACCAGGTGAGATCATGAGTCTTTTGTCTCTGATCGCCTTGAACCTTTCAAGAAATGGGTTAACTGGACCAATACCTAAAGACGTTGGTCAACTGAGATGGTTGGATTTTCTTGATTTATCAACAAACTGA